From a region of the uncultured Desulfatiglans sp. genome:
- a CDS encoding conserved hypothetical protein (Evidence 4 : Unknown function but conserved in other organisms) codes for MKKVKNVRPGVLIIADARLRLEPGEVLEVEYLTTHMEQALSAGHLTRIGQEGTKASQPSEKPEHPPEEPGESDLSKVTATEAISRIGAESDTDLLKAHLANEKRRTVIDALKKRLAEVDGGAE; via the coding sequence ATGAAGAAGGTGAAAAACGTCCGTCCGGGCGTCCTCATCATAGCCGATGCGCGACTGCGTCTCGAGCCAGGCGAAGTGTTGGAGGTCGAGTATCTGACAACCCACATGGAACAGGCCTTGTCCGCAGGGCATCTCACCCGTATCGGCCAAGAGGGAACGAAGGCGTCGCAACCATCTGAAAAGCCGGAGCATCCCCCCGAGGAACCCGGCGAGAGCGACTTATCCAAAGTGACGGCTACCGAAGCGATCTCACGGATCGGCGCTGAAAGCGATACGGATCTGCTCAAAGCCCACCTTGCCAACGAAAAGCGGCGCACGGTCATCGATGCGCTGAAGAAACGACTGGCGGAGG